One genomic window of Fusobacterium simiae includes the following:
- a CDS encoding UDP-glucose--hexose-1-phosphate uridylyltransferase, giving the protein MEIYSLIDRLIKYSLKNSLITEDDVIFVRNELMALLHLKDWQDIKDDNSQIPEYPQKILNKICDYAVEQKIIEDGVADRDIFDTEIMGKFTAFPHEIIETFKELSNKNIKLATDFFYNFSKKTNYIRTERIEKNLYWKSPTEYGDLEITINLSKPEKDPKEIERQKNMPQVNYPKCLLCYENVGFSGTLTHPARQNHRVIPLTLEQERWYFQYSPYVYYNEHAIIFCSEHREMKINRDTFSRTLDFINQFPHYFIGSNADLPIVGGSILSHDHYQGGNHEFPMAKSEIEKEITFDEYPSIKAGIVKWPMSAIRLSSLNRKDLIDLADKILKTWREYSDEEVGVLAYTNSTPHNTITPIARRRGEYFEIDLVLRNNRTDEANPLGIFHPHSQHHNIKKENIGLIEVMGLAVLPGRLKIEMRKIAEYLKENDFEKKISDDKDIKKHLNWLKAFINKYPNIKNLSVDEILENILNVEIGLTFSRVLEDAGVFKRDEKGNKAFLKFINHIGGRF; this is encoded by the coding sequence ATGGAAATTTATTCTTTAATTGATAGACTTATAAAATATTCATTAAAAAATTCATTGATAACAGAAGATGATGTTATATTTGTTAGAAATGAATTAATGGCATTATTACACTTAAAAGATTGGCAGGATATAAAAGATGATAACTCTCAAATACCTGAATATCCACAAAAAATACTTAATAAAATCTGTGACTATGCTGTGGAGCAAAAAATAATAGAAGATGGTGTTGCAGATAGAGATATTTTTGATACAGAAATTATGGGTAAATTTACTGCCTTTCCTCATGAGATTATAGAAACATTTAAGGAGTTATCTAATAAAAATATAAAATTAGCAACAGATTTTTTCTATAATTTTTCTAAAAAAACTAACTATATTAGAACTGAAAGAATAGAAAAAAATTTATATTGGAAAAGTCCAACAGAATATGGAGATTTAGAAATTACTATAAATTTATCTAAACCAGAAAAAGACCCAAAAGAAATTGAAAGACAAAAGAATATGCCACAAGTCAATTATCCTAAATGTCTTTTATGCTATGAAAATGTAGGTTTCTCTGGAACTTTAACTCATCCAGCAAGACAAAATCATAGAGTTATACCTTTGACTTTGGAGCAGGAAAGATGGTATTTTCAGTATTCTCCCTATGTTTATTATAATGAACATGCAATAATATTTTGTTCGGAACATAGAGAGATGAAAATAAATAGAGATACTTTTTCAAGAACTTTGGACTTTATAAATCAATTTCCACATTATTTTATAGGGTCTAATGCTGATTTACCAATAGTTGGAGGTTCTATTTTAAGTCACGACCACTATCAAGGTGGAAATCACGAATTCCCTATGGCTAAATCTGAAATTGAAAAAGAAATTACTTTTGACGAATATCCTAGTATAAAGGCAGGTATAGTGAAGTGGCCTATGTCTGCTATAAGACTTTCATCTTTAAATAGAAAAGATTTAATTGATTTAGCAGATAAAATCTTAAAAACTTGGAGAGAATATTCAGATGAAGAAGTTGGAGTTTTAGCTTATACAAACTCTACTCCTCACAATACTATAACCCCTATTGCTAGAAGAAGAGGAGAATATTTTGAAATAGATTTAGTTCTAAGAAATAACAGAACTGATGAAGCTAACCCTCTTGGTATTTTTCATCCACATAGCCAACACCACAATATTAAAAAAGAAAATATTGGGCTAATAGAAGTTATGGGGCTTGCTGTGTTACCAGGAAGATTAAAAATAGAAATGAGAAAGATTGCAGAATATTTAAAAGAAAATGATTTTGAAAAGAAAATATCAGATGATAAAGATATTAAAAAGCACTTAAATTGGTTAAAAGCCTTTATAAATAAATATCCTAATATTAAAAATTTATCAGTAGATGAAATTTTAGAAAATATTTTAAATGTTGAAATCGGTTTAACATTTTCAAGAGTTCTTGAAGATGCAGGAGTATTCAAAAGAGATGAAAAAGGAAATAAAGCCTTTCTTAAATTTATAAATCATATTGGAGGTAGATTCTAA
- the galE gene encoding UDP-glucose 4-epimerase GalE, with translation MSILVCGGAGYIGSHVVKYLLEKNEDVVVVDSLITGHVDAVDERAHLELGDLKDEEFLNRVFEKYQIDGVIDFAAFSLVGESVGEPLKYFENNFYGTLCLLKVMKNHNVDKIVFSSTAATYGEAENMPILETDRTEPTNPYGESKLAVEKMFKWCANAYGLKYTALRYFNVAGAYPSGEIGEAHTCETHLIPLILQVALGQREKISIYGDDYPTPDGTCIRDYIHVMDLADAHYLALNRLKNGGDSQIFNLGNGEGFSVKEVIEVTRKVTGHPIPAEVSPRRAGDPARLIASSKKAIETLKWSPKYDKLEQIIETAWNWHKNHPNGYED, from the coding sequence ATGTCTATATTAGTTTGTGGAGGAGCAGGTTATATAGGTAGCCATGTTGTTAAATATTTATTAGAAAAAAATGAAGATGTTGTTGTTGTGGATAGTTTAATTACTGGGCATGTTGATGCTGTTGATGAAAGAGCTCATTTAGAACTTGGAGATTTAAAAGATGAAGAATTTTTAAATAGAGTTTTTGAAAAATATCAAATTGATGGTGTTATAGATTTTGCCGCTTTTTCTTTGGTTGGAGAAAGTGTAGGAGAACCTTTAAAGTATTTTGAAAATAATTTCTATGGTACTCTTTGCCTTTTAAAAGTTATGAAAAATCATAATGTTGATAAGATAGTATTTTCATCTACTGCTGCAACTTATGGTGAGGCAGAAAATATGCCTATACTTGAAACAGATAGAACAGAGCCTACTAACCCTTATGGAGAAAGTAAACTAGCTGTTGAAAAGATGTTTAAATGGTGTGCTAATGCTTATGGTTTAAAATATACTGCTTTAAGATATTTTAATGTTGCTGGTGCATATCCTAGTGGAGAAATTGGAGAAGCTCATACTTGTGAAACTCATTTAATCCCATTAATTTTACAGGTTGCATTAGGACAAAGAGAAAAGATAAGTATATATGGAGATGATTATCCTACTCCTGATGGAACTTGTATAAGAGATTATATTCATGTAATGGACTTGGCAGATGCTCACTATCTTGCTTTAAATAGACTAAAAAATGGTGGAGATAGCCAAATATTTAATTTAGGAAATGGAGAAGGGTTCTCAGTTAAGGAAGTTATAGAAGTTACAAGAAAAGTAACAGGGCATCCTATTCCAGCTGAAGTTAGTCCAAGAAGAGCAGGAGACCCTGCAAGACTTATAGCTTCATCTAAAAAAGCTATTGAAACATTAAAATGGTCTCCAAAATATGATAAATTAGAACAAATTATTGAAACTGCTTGGAACTGGCATAAAAATCATCCTAATGGGTATGAAGACTAA
- a CDS encoding toxin-antitoxin system YwqK family antitoxin: protein MKKLLLGLLVLVSVLSFSAERKISDEQMIVEQEIIYAQGEKTPYTGIVEFKYENGKIQGIMGVQNGKLNGKGVTYYPSGKIQSKENYKNGVEDGINIIYYENGNVEYEKNVTDNGMTIYEKHYYPSGKLDFEATYKNRKLDGEVKKYGENGEVIQQATYKNGVQVK, encoded by the coding sequence ATGAAAAAATTATTATTAGGTTTATTAGTATTAGTGTCAGTATTATCTTTTTCAGCAGAGAGAAAGATTTCAGATGAACAAATGATAGTAGAGCAAGAAATTATATATGCACAAGGAGAAAAAACACCATATACAGGAATAGTTGAATTTAAATATGAAAATGGAAAAATACAAGGAATAATGGGAGTTCAGAATGGAAAATTAAATGGAAAAGGAGTTACTTATTATCCAAGTGGTAAAATCCAATCAAAAGAAAATTATAAAAATGGTGTAGAAGATGGAATAAATATAATATATTATGAAAATGGTAATGTAGAATATGAAAAAAATGTAACAGATAATGGAATGACAATTTATGAAAAACATTACTATCCATCAGGTAAATTAGATTTTGAAGCTACTTATAAAAATAGAAAATTAGATGGGGAAGTAAAGAAATATGGAGAAAATGGAGAAGTAATTCAGCAAGCAACATATAAAAATGGTGTACAAGTAAAGTAA
- a CDS encoding toxin-antitoxin system YwqK family antitoxin, producing MRKFLLALLLVSSVLSFSAGRVEKLENAYVDDNGIVYVIGEKTPYTGIIENYKVPPILEGDSVLEGKIPFKNGIMEGSSKLYYPSGKLASEAIFKNGKVEGIQKDYYENGKIKREISHKNGLVDRTSRLYYPNGKVQNETTHKNGVPDGLSKTYYENGKLKTQVTYQKGIQNGVQKDYYENGNLKVELSYKNDIVEGAAKIYYPNGKIMAEENYKNGQLDGIVKRYDENGKLIEQETYKNGVQIK from the coding sequence ATGAGAAAATTTTTGTTAGCTTTATTGTTAGTAAGTTCAGTATTGTCATTTTCAGCAGGAAGAGTGGAAAAACTAGAGAATGCTTATGTTGATGATAATGGAATAGTATATGTTATAGGAGAAAAAACACCATATACAGGAATAATTGAAAATTATAAAGTACCTCCTATTTTAGAAGGAGATAGTGTTTTAGAAGGAAAAATTCCTTTTAAAAATGGAATAATGGAAGGTTCTTCTAAATTATATTATCCAAGTGGAAAGTTAGCAAGTGAGGCAATATTTAAAAATGGAAAAGTAGAGGGAATACAAAAAGATTATTATGAAAATGGAAAAATTAAAAGAGAAATTTCACATAAAAATGGACTTGTAGATAGGACTTCAAGGCTTTATTATCCTAATGGAAAAGTTCAAAATGAAACTACTCACAAAAATGGTGTACCAGATGGACTATCTAAGACTTATTATGAAAATGGAAAATTGAAAACTCAAGTAACATATCAAAAAGGAATACAAAATGGAGTACAAAAAGATTATTATGAAAATGGAAATTTAAAAGTGGAACTTTCTTACAAAAATGATATTGTTGAAGGTGCTGCAAAGATTTACTATCCAAATGGAAAAATAATGGCAGAGGAAAATTATAAAAATGGTCAGTTAGATGGAATAGTTAAAAGATATGATGAAAATGGAAAATTAATAGAACAAGAAACATATAAAAATGGAGTACAAATTAAATAA
- a CDS encoding toxin-antitoxin system YwqK family antitoxin: MKKLLVGLLVLGSVLSFAAERKVQVEQVFKNANTGIVYVQGEETPYTGVVEAKYKNGKINILVSYKNGKMEGISKNYYSNGKLESEQTYKNNIREGITKEYSENGKLKAQTPYRNGKIEGIRKIYSPNEILEEEVEYKNGKMDGTSKLYYPSGKLKSVATFKNGVQIGIQKDYYEDGKLRLEALYKNGEREGLSKSYYPNGKVQVEVNFKNGELDGILKKYDETGKVVDQMIFKNGVQVK; encoded by the coding sequence ATGAAAAAATTGTTAGTAGGCTTATTAGTATTAGGTTCAGTATTATCATTTGCAGCAGAAAGAAAGGTTCAAGTGGAACAGGTTTTTAAAAATGCAAATACTGGAATAGTATATGTTCAAGGAGAAGAAACTCCATATACAGGAGTAGTTGAAGCTAAATATAAAAATGGTAAAATAAATATATTAGTGAGCTATAAAAATGGTAAAATGGAAGGTATTTCAAAAAATTATTATTCAAACGGGAAATTAGAAAGTGAACAAACATATAAAAATAATATAAGAGAGGGAATAACAAAAGAATATTCTGAAAATGGAAAATTAAAAGCACAAACTCCATATAGAAATGGCAAAATAGAAGGAATAAGAAAAATATATTCTCCAAATGAAATTTTAGAAGAAGAAGTTGAATATAAAAATGGAAAAATGGATGGAACATCTAAACTTTACTATCCAAGTGGAAAATTAAAAAGTGTAGCAACTTTTAAAAATGGAGTTCAAATAGGAATACAAAAAGATTATTATGAGGATGGAAAATTAAGATTAGAAGCTCTATATAAGAATGGAGAAAGAGAAGGACTTTCAAAAAGTTATTATCCAAATGGTAAAGTACAGGTAGAAGTTAATTTTAAGAATGGGGAATTAGATGGAATTCTTAAAAAATATGATGAAACTGGAAAAGTGGTTGATCAAATGATATTTAAAAATGGAGTACAAGTAAAATAA
- a CDS encoding toxin-antitoxin system YwqK family antitoxin gives MKKILAGIFLLGSVLAFAAGEQRVPIEKMELNQQTSLVYLQGQQTPFTGTVEKKYASGKIEATMEFKDGKLNGKTLVYNETGKMISEENYVNGALDGVSKSFYANGSVEFESTFKNNVKEGVEKHYSPSGRVETEVLFKNNIANGIAKQYNQEGKLEYETMIVNGKREGLSKKYYPSGKLLSEVTFKNDKEEGIMKGYFENGKLQLEIPYKNGQIDGLVKRYDETGKVVEQATFKNGQEVKAK, from the coding sequence ATGAAAAAAATATTAGCAGGTATATTTTTATTAGGTTCAGTATTAGCATTTGCAGCAGGAGAACAAAGAGTTCCTATTGAAAAAATGGAACTTAATCAACAAACTTCATTGGTATATCTTCAAGGTCAACAAACTCCCTTTACAGGAACAGTTGAAAAAAAATATGCCAGTGGAAAAATTGAAGCTACTATGGAATTTAAAGATGGAAAATTAAATGGAAAAACATTAGTATATAATGAAACTGGTAAAATGATATCAGAAGAAAACTATGTAAATGGTGCCTTAGATGGAGTGTCAAAATCTTTTTATGCTAATGGGTCAGTTGAATTTGAATCTACTTTTAAGAATAATGTAAAAGAAGGAGTTGAAAAACATTATTCTCCTTCTGGAAGAGTTGAAACAGAAGTATTATTTAAAAATAATATAGCAAATGGTATCGCTAAACAATATAATCAAGAAGGTAAATTAGAATATGAAACTATGATAGTTAATGGTAAAAGAGAAGGATTGTCTAAAAAATACTATCCAAGTGGAAAATTGTTGAGTGAAGTAACTTTTAAAAATGATAAAGAAGAAGGAATAATGAAAGGCTACTTTGAAAATGGAAAGTTACAATTAGAAATTCCTTACAAAAATGGACAAATAGATGGACTTGTAAAAAGATATGATGAAACAGGAAAAGTAGTTGAACAAGCAACATTTAAAAATGGTCAAGAAGTAAAAGCTAAATAA
- the pheT gene encoding phenylalanine--tRNA ligase subunit beta has translation MLISLNWLKQYIDIKESVDEIANALTMIGQEVEAIDIQGKDLDNVVIGQIVEFDKHPNSDRLTLLKVNIGEGEPLQIICGAKNHKLNDKVVVAKIGAVLPGNFKIKKSKIRDIESCGMLCSEKELGLAKESEGIIILPEDAPIGTEYREYMDLNDVIFELEITPNRPDCLSHIGIAREVAAYYNRKVKYPMVAMAETIESLSTIVKVDIEDKERCKRYMGRVIKNVKIQESPAWLKARIRAMGLNPINNIVDVTNFVMFEYNQPMHAFDLDKLEGNITIRAAKENEEITTLDGVDRVLKNGELVIADDEKAIALAGVIGGQNTQIDDDTKNVFVEVAYFTPENVRRTSRDLGIFTDSAYRNERGMDIENLAVVMNRAVSLIAEVAGGDILSEVIDKYVEKPQRAEITLNLEKLNKFIGKTLTYEEVGKILTHLDIELKPLGDGTMLLIPPSYRADLTRPADIYEEVIRMYGFDNIEAKMPVMSIESGEENKNFKISRTVREILKEMGLNEVINYSFIPKFTKELFNFGDEVIEIKNPLSEDMAIMRPTLLYSLITNVRDNINRNQTDLKLFEISKTFKNLGAEKDGLAIEELKIGIILSGREDKNLWNQSKTDYNFYDLKGYLEFLLEKLNVTRYSLTRLKNSNFHPGASAELKIGEDVIGVFGELHPNLINYFGIKREKLYFAELNLTKLMKYIKIKVNYESISKYPEVLRDLAVTLNRDILVGDMIKEIKKKVALIEKIDIFDVYSGDKIDKDKKSVAMSIVLRDKNKTLTDEDIDGAMNTILKLIKDKYDGEIRK, from the coding sequence ATGTTAATTTCATTAAATTGGCTAAAGCAATATATAGACATAAAAGAAAGTGTTGATGAAATAGCTAATGCACTTACCATGATAGGACAAGAAGTTGAGGCTATTGATATTCAAGGGAAAGATTTAGATAATGTTGTAATAGGACAAATAGTTGAATTTGATAAGCACCCAAATTCAGATAGATTAACTCTACTAAAAGTTAATATTGGAGAAGGAGAGCCATTACAAATAATATGTGGTGCTAAAAATCATAAATTAAATGATAAAGTAGTAGTTGCTAAAATTGGAGCAGTGTTACCAGGAAATTTTAAAATTAAAAAGAGTAAAATAAGAGATATAGAATCTTGTGGTATGCTTTGTTCTGAAAAAGAATTAGGACTTGCAAAAGAAAGTGAAGGTATAATAATTCTTCCAGAAGATGCACCAATAGGAACAGAGTATAGAGAATATATGGATTTAAATGATGTAATATTTGAGTTAGAAATTACACCAAACAGACCAGATTGCTTATCTCATATAGGTATAGCAAGAGAAGTTGCAGCTTACTATAATAGAAAAGTTAAATACCCTATGGTAGCAATGGCAGAAACTATTGAATCATTGAGTACAATAGTAAAAGTAGACATTGAAGATAAAGAAAGATGTAAAAGATACATGGGTAGAGTGATAAAGAATGTTAAAATTCAAGAATCACCTGCTTGGTTAAAAGCAAGAATCAGAGCTATGGGCTTAAACCCTATAAATAATATAGTTGATGTAACAAACTTTGTTATGTTTGAATATAATCAACCTATGCATGCTTTTGATTTAGATAAATTAGAAGGAAACATTACAATAAGAGCTGCCAAGGAAAATGAAGAAATTACAACTCTTGATGGTGTGGATAGAGTATTAAAAAATGGAGAACTTGTTATAGCTGATGATGAAAAAGCAATAGCCTTAGCAGGTGTAATTGGTGGACAAAATACTCAAATAGATGATGATACAAAAAATGTTTTTGTTGAAGTTGCATATTTCACACCAGAAAATGTTAGAAGAACTTCAAGAGATTTAGGAATATTTACAGATTCTGCTTATAGAAATGAAAGAGGAATGGATATTGAAAATCTTGCTGTTGTAATGAATAGGGCAGTATCTCTAATAGCAGAGGTTGCAGGTGGAGATATTTTATCAGAAGTTATTGATAAGTATGTTGAAAAACCACAAAGAGCAGAAATTACTTTAAATTTAGAAAAATTAAATAAATTTATAGGAAAAACTTTAACTTATGAGGAAGTTGGAAAAATTTTAACTCATTTAGATATTGAGTTAAAACCATTAGGAGATGGAACTATGCTTTTAATTCCTCCTAGTTATAGAGCAGATTTAACAAGACCAGCTGACATCTATGAAGAAGTTATTAGAATGTATGGTTTTGATAATATAGAAGCTAAAATGCCTGTTATGAGCATAGAGTCAGGAGAAGAAAACAAAAACTTTAAAATTTCAAGAACAGTTAGAGAAATTTTAAAAGAAATGGGATTAAATGAAGTTATAAATTATAGTTTTATACCAAAATTTACAAAAGAATTATTTAATTTTGGAGATGAAGTTATAGAAATAAAAAATCCATTGAGTGAAGATATGGCTATAATGAGACCTACTTTACTATATAGTTTAATAACTAATGTAAGAGATAATATAAACAGAAATCAAACAGATTTAAAACTTTTTGAAATAAGTAAAACTTTTAAGAATCTTGGAGCAGAAAAAGATGGGCTTGCTATTGAAGAATTAAAAATAGGTATAATTTTATCTGGTAGAGAAGATAAAAACCTATGGAATCAATCAAAAACAGACTATAATTTTTATGATTTAAAAGGATATTTAGAATTTTTACTTGAAAAATTAAATGTAACAAGATATTCTTTAACAAGATTGAAAAACTCTAATTTTCATCCAGGAGCAAGTGCTGAACTAAAAATAGGTGAAGATGTTATTGGAGTGTTTGGAGAACTTCATCCTAATTTAATAAATTACTTTGGGATAAAAAGAGAAAAGTTATACTTTGCTGAACTTAATTTGACAAAATTAATGAAATATATAAAAATAAAAGTAAACTATGAAAGTATAAGTAAATATCCAGAAGTATTAAGAGATTTAGCTGTAACATTAAACAGAGATATCTTAGTTGGAGATATGATAAAAGAAATCAAAAAGAAAGTTGCACTTATTGAAAAAATAGATATATTTGATGTATATTCAGGGGATAAGATAGATAAGGATAAAAAATCTGTTGCTATGAGTATAGTATTAAGAGATAAAAATAAGACTCTTACAGATGAAGACATAGATGGGGCTATGAACACTATTCTTAAACTTATCAAAGATAAATATGATGGAGAAATAAGAAAGTAA
- the pheS gene encoding phenylalanine--tRNA ligase subunit alpha, producing the protein MKEEILKVKEEIQNYIKESKTLQRLEEIRVNYMGKKGIFTELSKKMKDLSAEERPKIGQIINEVKEKINSLLDEKNKALKEKELNEKLESEIIDISLPGTKYNYGTIHPINETMELMKNIFSKMGFDIVDGPEIETVEYNFDALNIPKTHPSRDLTDTFYINDSIVLRTQTSPVQIRYMLEHGTPFRMICPGKVYRPDYDISHTPMFHQMEGLVVGKDISFADLKGILTHFVKEVFGDRKVRFRPHFFPFTEPSAEMDVECMICHGKGCRLCKESGWIEIMGCGMVDPEVLKYVGLNPDEVNGFAFGVGIERVTMLRHGIGDLRAFFENDMRFLKQFK; encoded by the coding sequence ATGAAAGAGGAGATTCTAAAAGTTAAGGAAGAGATACAAAACTATATAAAAGAATCTAAGACTCTTCAAAGACTTGAAGAAATTAGAGTAAATTATATGGGAAAGAAAGGAATTTTTACAGAATTATCTAAAAAGATGAAAGATCTTTCAGCAGAGGAAAGACCTAAGATTGGACAGATAATAAATGAAGTAAAAGAAAAAATAAATAGCCTATTAGATGAAAAAAATAAGGCTTTAAAAGAGAAAGAATTAAATGAGAAATTAGAAAGTGAAATAATTGATATCAGTTTGCCAGGAACAAAATATAATTATGGTACTATACATCCTATCAATGAAACAATGGAACTTATGAAAAATATTTTTTCAAAAATGGGCTTTGATATTGTAGATGGGCCAGAAATAGAAACTGTTGAATATAATTTTGATGCTTTAAATATTCCAAAGACACATCCATCAAGAGATTTAACAGACACCTTCTATATAAATGATTCTATTGTTTTGAGAACTCAAACATCACCTGTTCAAATAAGATATATGCTTGAGCATGGAACTCCATTTAGAATGATTTGTCCTGGAAAGGTATACAGACCGGACTATGATATATCACATACACCAATGTTTCATCAAATGGAAGGTTTGGTTGTTGGAAAAGATATATCATTTGCAGATTTAAAAGGAATTTTAACTCACTTTGTAAAAGAAGTTTTTGGAGATAGAAAGGTTAGATTTAGACCACATTTCTTTCCATTCACAGAGCCTAGTGCTGAAATGGATGTTGAATGTATGATATGCCATGGAAAAGGATGTAGACTTTGTAAAGAAAGTGGTTGGATAGAAATAATGGGTTGTGGAATGGTAGACCCAGAAGTTTTAAAATATGTGGGACTTAATCCAGATGAAGTAAATGGTTTTGCTTTTGGTGTAGGAATAGAGCGTGTAACTATGCTTAGACATGGTATTGGGGACTTGAGAGCATTTTTTGAAAATGATATGAGGTTTTTAAAACAATTCAAGTAA
- a CDS encoding metallophosphoesterase, translated as MKKILVLSDSHSYFDEALKIFEEEKPDIVIGAGDGIKDIDNLSYVHPEAKYYMVKGNCDYFDRSHSEENLFEIEGVKIFLTHGHLYNVKRSLSSIREIGKQLNASLVVFGHTHKPYLEKDENMILFNPGAAEDGRYGVIILENSNIQLFHKQL; from the coding sequence ATGAAGAAAATTCTAGTCTTATCAGATTCACATTCGTATTTTGATGAGGCTTTAAAAATTTTTGAAGAAGAAAAACCAGATATAGTTATAGGAGCGGGAGATGGAATAAAAGATATAGATAACTTGTCCTATGTTCATCCAGAAGCAAAATACTATATGGTAAAAGGAAATTGTGACTATTTTGATAGAAGTCATAGTGAAGAAAATCTTTTTGAAATAGAAGGTGTAAAAATTTTTTTAACACATGGTCATCTTTATAATGTAAAAAGAAGTCTAAGTTCTATAAGAGAAATTGGAAAGCAACTAAATGCTTCTCTTGTTGTATTTGGACATACTCATAAACCATATTTAGAAAAAGATGAGAATATGATTTTATTTAATCCAGGTGCAGCAGAAGATGGTAGATATGGTGTTATTATTTTGGAAAACAGTAATATACAATTATTTCACAAGCAATTATAG